The sequence AATAAATCCAAAATCAGGAAATTCAATCATATCATTCTCATCATCAGAATCATAATAATCATATTCATTTTTATATTTTACGGATAATAGGCCTGAGACCTCTCTTTTTAAATTCGGATTTTTTTCCGAAGAATTCTTTATATCTAATACGTTTAGTCTAAATTTATTACTCTTATCTTTCTTTTTCGAATAAATTATTTCAATAAAATCACCTTCATTAGGTCGTAGGGGTGTCGCATCAAATTTTATAATACCTTCTGTATTTCTATCAACAATAAAATGAAACAACTGCTTTTCATTGTTTACTCCATCAACAAGAGCGATAGATTTATTAAAATGATTAATCGCTAAACTCTTCTCTATTTTTTTAATTTCCCTTAACTCTGATCGTTTTTCTCCTTTTATAATTTTATTGAATCTCTTAGCTGTGATAAAATCACCGATTTGAAAATTGTCATTTGATTGAGGAAAAAATATTTCTACATTATCGTAAGTAATAGCGTGTACAATTTGTTTTTCCTTGTTAATATATTCAACATAGGCAAAAGTATCTTCTAATATCTCGTAGGAATGTTTACTTGATGATTTAATAACCAAAGGAATATATTTAACTTCTTCTATTATTTTTTTAGGTTGCCAAGAATATGTATTCTCTACCTCTTTTTTTATTATTTGTTGATGCAATTTGAAATTAAAAACCTGACCTAGATTTGCATTTTTTAAAATGTTGAAACGACTTTTACTTAAAACAAATTCAATTTTATCTCCATTAATGAAAAGCATTTTATCTTTGCCTTTGTCATTTTTCCATTGATCAACTAAAACAACTTCATACCATTCAAAATCAGCATACGTAAAATCTTCTGCTATTGGGATATAGCTTGCATAAATTTTAAAATTGTTTGTCAGATTAGTTTCAATAACAGCAATGCTATTTATTAAACTGAAATACTCTTCCTTAACACTTTTACCATTTTTCTCTCTAGAAGTTTTATAAGTATTTAATTCTACAATTGCATTTTCTGGAAGATTTTCATAGACGAAAAGTTTAGCTAACTGTAAGCGAATTTCTCCTAAAAAATCTTCATTTTTCTCTAATGATGCAGCTTTTGCTAATAATCCAATTTTTAATTTATTATCGTTTTCAACACATTTTGCTAATTCGCTCCAGATATAATAGCTATTAGCCAATTCAAGAACCAGTTTTTTATAAATAGAAATTGCTTCTTCAAACTGCTTACTTTTTATATGAATTAATGCTTTTTCTCTTAAAATCCATTCATCATCTGGAAAAAGCTTAATTGCTTTATGATATGCAGGAATTATCCAATTAAGATTTTGCTCATTATTTTGTTTTTTAATGCATTCAAAAGATTTTTTTAGTGCTTTAATCGCTAATGGTTTATAAGTAAACTCTTCTTTTTTCGTTTCTTTCCAATCCTCATCACGTAATTTTTCTGGATTCCATTGTTTAAAAAACTCAAAAAAGCGCCACTCCTCATTTTCTTTCATAAATCTTTCTGCTAGATTTAAAATTTCAGAGTGCCATTTAGAAGAATCATAAGACGCATATTTTGTGATATATTCATTAAATAAAGACCATAATTGGTTAAACCTATTTTCTTTATTCAAATTCATCAACTTCCAAAAATATGGTTCTCTGAAAAAATCAAGAATTTTGTTATTGTCCAACTTAATTGAATCAAATAAAAAATTCAAATCAATTTCAGCTTTGGAATTTATAAACTCTCTACATATACGAGAAATAAGTGACGGAATTTTGTTACCATCTTTATCGCCATCTTTTAAATCTTCAGGTCTTAAATTTGAAGGATCCCATAATTTGAAAAAATTAAAGAATTTAAAATCAGTATTCGATTTAGAAAAATTAAGAGCAAAATTTAAAATCATAGAATGTAACATCGAAGGTCTTTCATTCTTAAGATTCATATAATCTCTTAAAAAAGTTCTGACTTGTACTGAATTTAATTGATTTATATCTGACTTTAAATACCTATAAATAATCCAGCCATAAGCTTCGTGATGTACTTCTTCTAATTTATTCTGTATTATTAAGTTTTGAAAAATTTGAATTGCTTCAGAATGATTTTCCTTTTTACTTAAATCTTCTGCCTTTTGAATTACACTATAATTACTATCAATTTTAGGACGTAACAGATTAATTTGTGAATATATAATCAGAAAATCTTTCGATATACCATTCTGCAGATTGGAAATCATCTTCATCCTCTGGAAAATATATTTCTCCTGAATAATCTTTAAAATCAAAAATAATCAAGCCATTCGTATAATATAGTAATGCATCTGCCTGAAACTTATAAAATAGATCGTTGGAAGGATTTCCGATTAAAATTCCCTCGAAATTATATTTATCAAATACACTTTGAATGATTTTAACAATTCTTCTGAACTGTTCATTCTCGTGCGTATTTTCGGTTTTATTATTTAGAATTTGTAGCATTTGGTTGGTATGGTTATAAATATCAATTAGTGTAGAGCTTATTACTAAAACTATTAATTACACATCCAATATCACTTTCTGTAACAATGTTTGTGAATCGGTATAGAATGGTACATCTGTTTTCGTAAAAACAGTTGGTGGTAATGTTCCAAATTCGGACATATTTGTCATAGGCACCAAAACGATTTTAGCACCGTTCTCTGATAAACTTGACACACGATCAGCAAAATTATTGGCTCTTTCAATTGCTCCACCAATTGAAATATTACCTAAAACAGCTAATCCCCCTTTTAAGTTTTTCTTATATAATGCTGAAATAATGGCCACATAAACGGCAGCACCAATACCATCCGTTACATTAGAACCCAAAATTGTAGAAACTTGTAAGTTAATGTCAAAATTACTTAAAGAA comes from Flavobacterium sp. I3-2 and encodes:
- a CDS encoding tetratricopeptide repeat protein, with amino-acid sequence MKMISNLQNGISKDFLIIYSQINLLRPKIDSNYSVIQKAEDLSKKENHSEAIQIFQNLIIQNKLEEVHHEAYGWIIYRYLKSDINQLNSVQVRTFLRDYMNLKNERPSMLHSMILNFALNFSKSNTDFKFFNFFKLWDPSNLRPEDLKDGDKDGNKIPSLISRICREFINSKAEIDLNFLFDSIKLDNNKILDFFREPYFWKLMNLNKENRFNQLWSLFNEYITKYASYDSSKWHSEILNLAERFMKENEEWRFFEFFKQWNPEKLRDEDWKETKKEEFTYKPLAIKALKKSFECIKKQNNEQNLNWIIPAYHKAIKLFPDDEWILREKALIHIKSKQFEEAISIYKKLVLELANSYYIWSELAKCVENDNKLKIGLLAKAASLEKNEDFLGEIRLQLAKLFVYENLPENAIVELNTYKTSREKNGKSVKEEYFSLINSIAVIETNLTNNFKIYASYIPIAEDFTYADFEWYEVVLVDQWKNDKGKDKMLFINGDKIEFVLSKSRFNILKNANLGQVFNFKLHQQIIKKEVENTYSWQPKKIIEEVKYIPLVIKSSSKHSYEILEDTFAYVEYINKEKQIVHAITYDNVEIFFPQSNDNFQIGDFITAKRFNKIIKGEKRSELREIKKIEKSLAINHFNKSIALVDGVNNEKQLFHFIVDRNTEGIIKFDATPLRPNEGDFIEIIYSKKKDKSNKFRLNVLDIKNSSEKNPNLKREVSGLLSVKYKNEYDYYDSDDENDMIEFPDFGFIGDYYVPKYLLEKHKIYNDCNISATAIFKGDKWKVISIEKL